Proteins from one Candidatus Zixiibacteriota bacterium genomic window:
- a CDS encoding DUF2087 domain-containing protein translates to MNPQVILRKLQAGTIPGYKLGKDWRVSRTQLLDWLEKHSNQRKRYPDRFVGQFFNSDGTLKSIPAQRKKRVAVLEVLLKNFELNRVYDEKEVNEIIMRFHSDFCTIRREFIMEKMMSRSEGKYRVNGSYISPHAFQADN, encoded by the coding sequence ATGAACCCGCAGGTGATTCTGCGCAAGTTGCAGGCAGGGACAATTCCGGGGTACAAGCTTGGCAAAGACTGGCGTGTCAGTCGGACGCAGTTACTGGATTGGCTGGAAAAACACTCGAATCAAAGAAAGAGATATCCCGATAGGTTCGTCGGGCAGTTTTTCAACAGCGATGGAACATTGAAATCGATCCCGGCACAACGGAAGAAGCGCGTTGCGGTGCTGGAGGTTCTGCTGAAGAATTTCGAACTGAATCGCGTGTACGACGAGAAGGAAGTCAACGAGATTATAATGCGCTTTCATTCCGATTTCTGCACGATACGCCGCGAGTTCATTATGGAGAAGATGATGTCGCGGAGCGAAGGCAAGTACCGGGTGAATGGGTCGTACATTTCGCCCCATGCGTTCCAGGCTGACAATTGA
- a CDS encoding DUF2723 domain-containing protein has protein sequence MNQPTGETVSRDRLNMIIGIVTAFVAFGVYLKTVAPSISFWDCGEFVATSICFGIPHPPGSAVFILFGRIFSLIPFADDLAYRVNLISALSSAGAVLVGYLIVTRIITRWQRPGADFWQRLAVYGGGIIGALCMGFNRTFWTNAVEAEVYGLTTLVSMLIIYLLVVWSEKHESTSSDKLLVLASYLAILGIGIHMSAFLVMPAGFIFIALVDRRLRVDIRYWISVLAISCIMTSLNWFLIGTGLWLVISIIAFLSKYRSRLWALSAALAFAALLGFSVQTYIPVLSSHDPGLDMNNPDNWKQFTGFVERDQYGQENMFLRMLHRRGELSNQFGDFPHMGFWGYFKEQYSQPGILYTLLLLIGLFGIYYVLKKDMRVGVFMLLLVLAGTVGLTLYMNFADGTQIQPGTMLDRLEVRDRDYFWTPGFAMFGLCIGLGFAALYTGVRDKLASMKMGDGAVQSASSVMSVLILLPGLAIAHNYRACDRTYDTMPYDYAYNSLNSCAKNSVLFTAGDNDTFPLWALQYGLGIRRDVHIVNLSLLDVDWYALQMKTDLEALDTLITLDTAQIETVETTYRGNTFPLPRESFYDPIRKETRKLVPFQDETGRVIRTAIQLIEHIILNNQWRHEIYFANLPPSETAFNLREKCERVGLVYRITKESLNGAVNVEETERLIREVYQFRNLDNPTYYRDETGTGMVLSAAQKYLDCYNGLLAEGDSTRALDIFLRMEKSFPEFWEHVMLRPTVDSLFGLEGKTPEEYYDDYLEFVNQLLKYAPNSYFYYQYKGIILQAMERHEEAIRNFEIAYEIMPVSSLTYRSLMSAYISQGRFAEAVKISREFSFLNPLDESAKRILNAYGNMQSTGGP, from the coding sequence TTGAACCAGCCGACAGGTGAAACCGTCAGTCGCGACAGGCTGAACATGATAATAGGCATAGTCACAGCGTTTGTAGCGTTCGGCGTATATCTCAAGACTGTTGCCCCATCCATTTCTTTCTGGGACTGTGGTGAGTTTGTCGCAACATCGATCTGCTTCGGAATCCCGCACCCACCCGGTTCAGCGGTATTCATCCTGTTCGGTCGAATCTTCTCGCTTATTCCGTTTGCCGACGACCTCGCATACAGGGTAAATCTGATTTCAGCGCTATCATCTGCTGGAGCGGTGCTTGTCGGATATCTTATCGTCACCAGGATCATTACTCGCTGGCAGAGACCGGGCGCAGATTTCTGGCAGAGATTAGCTGTCTACGGCGGCGGCATAATCGGCGCGCTCTGCATGGGATTCAATCGCACATTCTGGACCAATGCTGTCGAAGCTGAAGTCTATGGATTAACGACGCTTGTCTCGATGTTGATCATCTACCTGCTGGTTGTGTGGTCTGAGAAGCATGAATCCACCAGCTCGGACAAACTCCTCGTGCTCGCGAGCTACCTCGCTATCCTTGGTATCGGAATTCACATGAGTGCCTTTCTCGTGATGCCGGCGGGATTCATATTCATCGCGCTCGTCGATCGAAGACTCCGCGTAGACATCCGATACTGGATATCCGTGTTAGCCATCTCCTGCATCATGACGAGCCTGAACTGGTTCCTGATAGGCACAGGTTTGTGGCTGGTGATTTCAATCATAGCGTTCCTCAGCAAATATAGAAGCCGGCTCTGGGCACTATCGGCTGCACTCGCCTTTGCAGCGCTACTCGGATTCTCAGTGCAGACATATATCCCGGTACTCTCATCGCATGATCCCGGTCTCGACATGAACAATCCGGACAATTGGAAGCAATTCACCGGCTTTGTGGAGAGGGATCAGTATGGTCAGGAGAATATGTTCCTGCGCATGCTGCACCGCCGGGGCGAGCTATCGAACCAGTTCGGAGACTTCCCTCACATGGGATTCTGGGGGTACTTCAAGGAGCAGTATTCGCAGCCGGGAATCCTGTACACACTGCTGCTTCTAATCGGACTGTTCGGAATTTACTACGTGCTCAAGAAAGACATGCGAGTCGGGGTATTCATGCTCTTGCTTGTACTTGCGGGCACGGTCGGGTTGACTCTGTACATGAATTTTGCCGACGGCACGCAGATCCAGCCGGGCACGATGCTCGACCGGCTCGAAGTCCGGGATCGTGACTATTTCTGGACGCCCGGATTCGCGATGTTTGGACTCTGCATCGGTCTCGGATTCGCAGCCCTCTACACTGGTGTTCGAGACAAGCTCGCTTCGATGAAGATGGGTGACGGCGCGGTTCAGTCAGCGAGCAGTGTAATGTCAGTCCTTATTCTGCTGCCGGGGCTGGCCATCGCGCACAATTATCGAGCGTGCGACCGCACATACGACACTATGCCGTATGATTACGCTTACAATTCATTGAATTCCTGCGCGAAGAACTCAGTTCTCTTCACGGCAGGTGATAACGATACGTTCCCGCTCTGGGCGCTTCAGTATGGTCTCGGAATACGCCGCGATGTACACATTGTGAATCTATCGCTGCTTGATGTAGACTGGTACGCGCTGCAGATGAAAACCGACCTGGAAGCGCTCGATACTCTGATTACACTCGATACAGCGCAAATAGAGACTGTGGAGACGACTTATCGAGGCAATACATTCCCGCTTCCGAGAGAGTCATTCTACGATCCGATACGTAAAGAGACTCGAAAGCTGGTTCCATTTCAGGACGAAACAGGCAGAGTAATCCGTACGGCAATACAGCTAATCGAGCACATCATTCTGAACAATCAGTGGCGGCATGAGATCTATTTTGCGAATCTGCCACCTTCGGAAACAGCATTTAATCTCAGAGAGAAGTGCGAGAGAGTAGGACTCGTTTACAGGATCACCAAGGAATCCCTGAACGGTGCTGTCAACGTTGAAGAGACCGAAAGACTGATCAGAGAAGTCTATCAATTCAGGAATCTCGACAATCCGACATACTACAGGGATGAGACTGGAACGGGTATGGTTCTGTCGGCAGCCCAGAAATACCTCGACTGCTACAATGGACTTCTCGCTGAAGGAGACTCGACCCGGGCACTGGACATCTTTCTGAGGATGGAGAAGTCTTTCCCCGAGTTCTGGGAGCATGTGATGCTGAGGCCGACAGTCGACTCGCTCTTCGGGCTTGAAGGAAAGACCCCAGAAGAATACTATGACGATTATCTCGAGTTTGTGAATCAGCTCCTGAAATATGCGCCAAACAGCTATTTCTATTATCAATACAAAGGCATAATCTTGCAGGCAATGGAGCGCCACGAAGAGGCGATCCGAAATTTCGAGATCGCCTATGAAATCATGCCGGTTTCATCACTGACTTACCGTTCACTTATGTCGGCATATATATCGCAGGGCAGGTTCGCGGAGGCGGTGAAGATTTCCAGAGAGTTCTCGTTCCTCAATCCCCTTGACGAATCGGCGAAAAGAATTCTTAACGCCTACGGCAATATGCAATCGACAGGAGGGCCATAG